A portion of the Limosilactobacillus reuteri genome contains these proteins:
- a CDS encoding LBP_cg2779 family protein produces MDNLSELAQELINFECENDLNDNEVAFGSHLSVERIHEIKSSNTPVTSEEVELLQRFMQSK; encoded by the coding sequence ATGGACAATTTGAGTGAGCTTGCTCAAGAATTGATTAATTTTGAGTGCGAAAATGACTTAAATGATAATGAAGTTGCTTTCGGCAGTCATTTATCTGTTGAACGAATTCACGAAATTAAATCATCCAATACCCCAGTAACTTCAGAGGAAGTCGAATTGCTTCAACGGTTCATGCAAAGTAAGTAA
- a CDS encoding LacI family DNA-binding transcriptional regulator has product MVAKLKDVAQLAGVSVTTVSRVINSYGSLSQKTIDKVHAAMRELNYQPNALARAMQGKPSKFVGLIFPNLINPFFAELANELEHELFKKGYKTIIASSAQNPEIEHEYLNMLMANQVDGIISGSHNLGIEEYHQLTAPIVSFDRYLADNIPIVAADSYHGGELAAKYLVEHDVKHLAVIVDEDTSVSPTINRIQGALDFLNKQKRDFEPLALQHLDLEATFPGNYDGVLASNDVQALTISNLYYQAGKQINKDFFITGYDGSRLIRKVAPYLPTVIQPIPLLAQELIETLMKRIETPHEEIETKLIPVEFYQPQ; this is encoded by the coding sequence ATGGTTGCTAAGTTAAAAGATGTTGCTCAATTAGCGGGGGTCTCAGTAACTACTGTTTCAAGAGTAATCAATAGTTATGGTTCTTTAAGTCAAAAGACGATTGATAAGGTCCATGCGGCGATGCGAGAGTTGAATTACCAACCAAATGCCTTGGCACGGGCGATGCAGGGGAAACCATCTAAGTTTGTTGGCTTGATTTTTCCTAATTTAATTAATCCATTTTTTGCAGAATTAGCAAATGAGCTTGAACATGAATTATTTAAGAAGGGTTATAAAACAATTATTGCATCATCGGCACAAAATCCGGAAATAGAGCATGAATATTTAAATATGTTGATGGCAAATCAAGTGGATGGGATTATTTCGGGTTCTCATAATCTGGGGATAGAGGAATATCATCAACTTACTGCTCCTATTGTTTCTTTTGACAGATACCTTGCTGACAATATTCCGATTGTTGCAGCTGATAGTTACCACGGGGGTGAATTAGCAGCGAAGTATTTGGTAGAACATGATGTAAAACACTTGGCAGTAATTGTGGATGAAGATACATCTGTTTCACCTACCATCAATCGGATTCAAGGGGCACTTGATTTTTTGAATAAACAGAAACGAGATTTTGAACCTTTAGCTCTCCAACATTTGGATCTTGAGGCTACGTTCCCTGGTAATTATGATGGAGTGCTGGCTTCTAATGACGTTCAAGCGTTAACGATTAGCAATCTTTACTACCAGGCAGGAAAGCAAATAAATAAAGACTTTTTCATTACAGGTTATGATGGTTCACGATTAATTCGGAAAGTAGCGCCCTACCTTCCAACAGTAATTCAACCAATTCCATTATTGGCACAAGAATTAATTGAAACTTTAATGAAACGAATAGAAACACCTCATGAAGAAATAGAAACTAAACTTATTCCAGTTGAATTCTATCAACCACAATAA
- a CDS encoding IS30 family transposase, translating to MTYTHLTTNELTIIAYSFVQKLKAYRVAQMIKRCAETVYRVYRYLETGASIADYQDHYMRNKQRCGRKRTQLSLAELTYINDKIAQGWTPDTIIGRAERPISCNRRTLYRMFERGQFGFDVRSLPMRGKRHPNGYVERRGKAGQLGRSIHERAKDFPHYATEFGHLEADTVQGKKHQGAVMTLTERQSKVEIVLNVHEKTADAINQHLSQWLRKFPRHFFKSITFDNGKEFAGWREIANQFDLHTYFAEVGAPNQRGLNENNNGLLRRDGLTKQLDFHNLPDELVTQLMSKRNNLPRKSLGYRTPYEVFMSYVTDEQLFSF from the coding sequence ATGACTTACACCCATCTTACCACAAACGAGCTGACAATCATCGCCTATTCTTTCGTGCAAAAGCTTAAAGCGTACCGAGTGGCCCAAATGATCAAACGTTGCGCCGAAACCGTTTATCGCGTTTATCGTTACCTGGAAACCGGTGCCTCAATTGCTGATTATCAAGATCACTATATGCGCAATAAGCAACGTTGTGGCCGAAAACGTACTCAGTTGTCACTGGCTGAACTCACTTATATCAACGACAAAATTGCCCAGGGGTGGACGCCTGATACCATTATTGGGCGCGCTGAGCGCCCAATTAGTTGTAACCGGCGAACTCTTTACCGGATGTTTGAACGTGGCCAGTTCGGCTTCGATGTCCGTTCCTTGCCGATGCGAGGTAAGCGGCACCCGAATGGCTATGTCGAGCGCCGTGGGAAGGCTGGCCAATTGGGGCGAAGTATTCACGAGCGTGCCAAGGACTTTCCGCACTATGCCACTGAATTTGGGCACCTTGAAGCTGATACCGTCCAAGGCAAAAAGCACCAAGGGGCGGTAATGACCCTGACCGAACGCCAATCGAAGGTCGAAATTGTACTCAATGTGCACGAAAAGACGGCTGATGCGATTAACCAACACTTAAGTCAGTGGCTTCGGAAATTCCCGCGGCACTTCTTCAAATCGATTACCTTTGACAACGGAAAAGAATTCGCCGGCTGGCGCGAGATTGCCAATCAATTTGACCTTCACACTTACTTTGCCGAGGTTGGTGCTCCCAATCAACGAGGGCTGAACGAAAACAACAACGGTCTTTTACGCCGGGATGGCTTAACGAAACAGCTAGATTTCCACAATCTTCCTGATGAATTGGTAACCCAACTGATGAGTAAGCGAAATAACCTGCCCCGTAAATCACTAGGCTATCGAACTCCATATGAAGTATTCATGTCTTACGTCACTGATGAGCAACTATTTTCTTTCTAA